A genomic region of Thermodesulfobium narugense DSM 14796 contains the following coding sequences:
- a CDS encoding radical SAM protein, which produces MQFLFGPVPSRRLGLSLGINIIPHKVCNFNCVYCEVGKTTNLINDRRSFYNPEEIERDFRENYKKMGKFDFVTFSGSGEPTLNKDIGRLVRYVKSFNLAKIAVLTNGSLLNLTDVQEDLMDADVVIPSLDAANQESFKKINRAHGSLKIDEIINGIKEFRDKFRGEIWLESLFVKDFNDSKKDIEDLKRAVKLINPHKFQIGTIDRPPAEESIKKLTNDELMQIYSELRDLNAELIKPFRDKNMDFQDFLELSIAKMVSIRPCSKEELMDVFGASNEDITRILNKLFEEGKISQKIYDGKAFIVKE; this is translated from the coding sequence ATGCAATTTTTATTTGGGCCTGTGCCCTCAAGAAGGCTTGGGTTAAGCCTTGGAATAAATATTATTCCACATAAAGTATGCAATTTTAATTGCGTTTATTGTGAAGTAGGAAAAACTACAAATCTTATTAACGATAGGCGATCCTTTTATAATCCAGAAGAGATTGAAAGAGATTTTAGAGAAAATTATAAAAAAATGGGCAAATTTGATTTTGTTACCTTTTCGGGTAGTGGGGAGCCAACGCTAAATAAAGATATTGGCAGGCTTGTTAGATACGTCAAAAGTTTTAATCTTGCTAAAATTGCAGTGCTTACCAATGGGAGTCTTTTAAACCTAACTGATGTACAGGAAGATCTAATGGATGCTGATGTGGTTATACCTAGCCTTGATGCGGCGAATCAAGAATCATTCAAAAAAATTAATAGAGCACATGGAAGCTTAAAAATTGATGAAATTATTAACGGTATAAAAGAATTTAGAGATAAGTTTAGGGGCGAAATCTGGTTGGAATCACTTTTTGTAAAAGATTTTAATGATAGTAAAAAGGATATTGAAGATTTGAAAAGAGCAGTAAAGCTTATAAACCCTCACAAGTTTCAGATTGGAACTATAGATAGACCTCCTGCTGAGGAAAGCATAAAAAAGTTAACAAACGATGAACTTATGCAAATTTATTCTGAGTTAAGAGATCTAAATGCTGAACTTATAAAGCCATTTAGAGACAAAAATATGGATTTTCAAGATTTTCTTGAGTTATCTATTGCAAAGATGGTGAGCATTAGGCCATGTTCGAAAGAAGAACTCATGGACGTGTTTGGGGCTAGTAACGAAGATATTACAAGGATATTAAATAAACTTTTTGAAGAGGGTAAAATTAGCCAAAAGATTTATGATGGAAAGGCTTTTATTGTAAAAGAATGA
- a CDS encoding DDE-type integrase/transposase/recombinase, which translates to MAKRLKPVLPDIIYKLKEFKEIQIERDVEEKLFKISASTIDRILSEYKRMNKPKGKTYTKPGSLLKSQIPIRTFSEWDESIPGYLEIDLVGHEGGDLRGEFIQTLTAVDICTGWIEIDALRNKAQRWVFESIDEIKKRLPFKLFGIDSDNGAEFINHQLHRYCVENNITFTRSRKYRKNDNCYVEQKNYSVVRKYVGYFRYDREVELITLKRLYESLRLYINFFQPIMKQISKERIGSKVTKKYDKARTPYQRILENPGVEKIDKEKLIEQYTKLNPAELQREIVKLQKNY; encoded by the coding sequence GTGGCAAAAAGGTTAAAACCTGTTCTTCCTGACATAATATATAAACTTAAAGAGTTTAAAGAAATACAAATTGAAAGGGATGTAGAAGAAAAACTCTTTAAGATAAGCGCATCTACTATAGACAGAATACTTTCAGAATACAAAAGAATGAATAAACCAAAGGGAAAGACATATACAAAACCAGGCAGCCTTCTTAAAAGTCAGATTCCTATAAGGACATTTTCAGAATGGGACGAAAGTATACCTGGATATTTAGAAATAGACCTTGTAGGTCATGAAGGAGGAGATCTAAGAGGAGAATTTATCCAAACTCTAACTGCAGTTGACATTTGCACCGGTTGGATAGAAATAGATGCTTTAAGAAATAAAGCTCAAAGGTGGGTTTTTGAATCAATAGATGAAATAAAGAAACGCTTGCCTTTTAAACTCTTTGGAATTGATTCTGATAATGGAGCAGAGTTTATAAATCATCAACTTCATCGTTATTGTGTTGAAAATAATATAACGTTCACAAGGTCAAGAAAATATAGAAAAAACGATAATTGCTATGTTGAACAGAAAAACTACTCTGTAGTAAGAAAATATGTTGGTTATTTTAGATATGATAGAGAAGTTGAGCTAATAACTTTAAAAAGGCTTTATGAAAGCCTAAGGCTATATATAAACTTTTTTCAGCCTATAATGAAACAAATCTCAAAAGAAAGAATTGGAAGTAAAGTTACAAAAAAATACGATAAAGCAAGAACTCCTTATCAAAGAATATTAGAAAATCCTGGTGTAGAAAAAATAGATAAAGAAAAGCTAATAGAACAGTATACAAAATTAAATCCAGCTGAACTTCAAAGAGAAATAGTAAAACTTCAAAAAAATTACTAG
- the fsa gene encoding fructose-6-phosphate aldolase, with protein sequence MELYLDTAKIEEIEEGVELGIISGVTTNPSLLAKANPTAPIEHLKKICSIVNGPVSAEVVSTNYKDMVSEGLKISKISENIVVKIPITEDGLKATKVLSKENVPVNMTLIFSESQAILASLVGAAYISPFIGRLDDISYDGMKLVKSISEILKTTNSKSKIIAASVRHPLHVVEAAKLGAHIATVPFKTLKQLVKHPLTDIGLEKFLSDSRGISIVS encoded by the coding sequence TTGGAATTATATTTAGATACTGCAAAAATAGAAGAAATAGAAGAAGGCGTAGAACTTGGTATAATTTCAGGCGTAACTACTAATCCTTCTCTACTTGCAAAAGCTAATCCAACAGCTCCAATAGAACACTTAAAAAAAATTTGTAGCATCGTAAACGGTCCAGTCAGTGCAGAAGTTGTTTCAACAAATTATAAAGACATGGTATCAGAAGGGCTAAAAATATCTAAGATATCTGAAAACATCGTAGTAAAAATTCCCATTACTGAAGATGGTCTAAAAGCCACAAAAGTGTTGTCAAAAGAAAACGTTCCTGTTAATATGACTCTTATATTTTCAGAGTCCCAGGCAATTTTAGCATCTTTAGTTGGTGCAGCTTATATAAGTCCTTTTATAGGCAGATTAGATGACATTTCTTACGATGGCATGAAACTCGTAAAATCAATATCTGAAATCTTAAAAACTACTAATTCGAAATCAAAAATAATTGCAGCAAGTGTAAGACATCCCTTGCACGTTGTAGAGGCTGCAAAACTAGGAGCCCACATAGCAACTGTGCCATTTAAAACACTGAAACAACTTGTAAAACATCCATTAACCGATATAGGTCTTGAAAAGTTTCTAAGCGATTCAAGGGGTATTTCTATAGTATCTTAG
- the fbp gene encoding class 1 fructose-bisphosphatase, whose translation MARIGIDLNRFILEEERQFPQATGSLSLALMSIENATKIISSRIRKAGLSDILGKIGKVNVQGEEVQKLDQLSNNWLIEHLSDSGEFYALASEEVDDAIFPEKGKNGKYVIALDPLDGSSNIDVNVNVGTIFSIYRKYCDGVENFFQEGYKQVAAGYVVYGSSTMLMYTTKNGTHGFTLDPSVGSYLLSHPYLKMPSRGKIYSINEGYSQRWDEPLKKYIDNLKSKNYSARYIGSMVADVHRTLLKGGIFAYPGDKKNPQGKLRLLYEAAPMSLLIEQAGGRATDGVNEILSIKATSLHQRTPVFMGSKEDIDELMDYMRG comes from the coding sequence TTGGCCAGAATAGGCATTGATCTTAATCGTTTTATTTTGGAAGAGGAAAGACAATTTCCCCAAGCTACGGGGTCTCTTAGTTTAGCGTTGATGTCTATTGAAAATGCAACAAAAATAATATCTTCAAGAATAAGAAAAGCTGGTCTTTCTGATATCTTAGGCAAGATAGGAAAGGTCAACGTGCAAGGCGAAGAAGTTCAAAAATTGGATCAACTTTCTAATAACTGGTTGATTGAGCATCTTTCTGATTCAGGCGAATTCTATGCTCTTGCTTCGGAAGAAGTTGATGATGCCATATTTCCAGAGAAAGGGAAGAATGGCAAGTACGTAATTGCTCTGGACCCATTGGATGGTTCATCAAATATTGACGTAAACGTAAACGTAGGAACAATATTTTCTATATACAGGAAATATTGTGATGGGGTAGAAAACTTTTTCCAGGAGGGATACAAACAGGTTGCTGCAGGATATGTAGTGTATGGTTCTTCAACAATGCTTATGTACACAACTAAAAACGGCACTCACGGGTTTACTCTGGACCCTTCGGTGGGTTCATATCTTTTGTCTCATCCTTATTTAAAAATGCCTTCAAGAGGGAAGATATATTCCATTAACGAGGGTTATTCTCAACGATGGGACGAACCGCTCAAAAAGTATATTGATAACTTGAAATCAAAGAATTATTCAGCTAGATACATAGGTTCAATGGTTGCTGACGTTCACAGAACATTGTTAAAAGGTGGTATTTTTGCTTATCCGGGAGACAAAAAAAATCCACAAGGCAAATTAAGACTCCTTTATGAGGCAGCACCCATGAGTTTGTTAATAGAGCAAGCCGGTGGCAGGGCTACTGATGGAGTTAATGAGATATTGAGCATAAAAGCTACTAGTCTACACCAGAGGACGCCTGTTTTTATGGGTAGTAAAGAGGATATAGACGAACTTATGGACTATATGAGAGGATAA
- a CDS encoding class II fructose-bisphosphate aldolase: protein MFGTKEEITKNLEANGLLINGKLTLNKDRLRENVIDDLIKTAVFTQDSQIKNYCYFLIREFANMMDIVSSSIHDLYMAKGRGEGLEFTVPAINIRCLTYDFARRIFKVAIERNTTAIIFEIAKSEIEYTFQRPLEYISCVLAAAIKEGYRGPVFVQGDHFQFSSKNYFSNPELELDNIKKLTKEAIEAGFYNIDIDPSTLVDYTKPTLVEQQYHNYINTAKMTDFIRSIQPEGINVSVGAEIGHIGGKNSTVEEFEAFMNAYLDNLKSSPGISKISVQTGTAHGGIPLPDGTVASVKLDFNVLDSIGKCAREKYHIAGAVQHGASTLPDELFNNFPKHKTAEIHLATGFQNIMFDFAPEEFREENFKFIEENFKSEWKENMTREQFIYKTRKKVFGPLKEKWWNLSDADKNKILDVLEKKIEFLFSQLNVFDTKSYTDKYIKLVKIGYKENNDLSHKNVDFRALKFEEGAD from the coding sequence TTGTTTGGGACAAAAGAGGAAATTACAAAAAATCTTGAAGCCAATGGGTTATTGATTAATGGAAAACTTACGCTAAATAAAGATAGGCTTAGAGAAAATGTGATTGATGATCTTATTAAGACAGCTGTTTTCACACAGGATTCTCAAATAAAAAATTATTGCTACTTTCTGATTAGAGAATTTGCAAATATGATGGATATTGTCTCTTCTTCAATCCATGATCTATATATGGCTAAGGGGAGAGGCGAAGGACTTGAATTTACTGTTCCTGCAATAAATATTAGATGTCTAACCTATGACTTTGCAAGGAGAATTTTTAAGGTTGCAATTGAGAGAAACACAACTGCTATTATATTTGAGATAGCAAAATCTGAGATAGAATACACTTTTCAAAGACCTTTAGAGTATATTTCTTGCGTTTTAGCTGCAGCTATTAAAGAAGGGTATCGGGGGCCAGTATTTGTTCAAGGAGATCACTTTCAATTTAGTTCCAAAAATTATTTTTCAAATCCAGAGTTAGAATTAGATAATATTAAAAAACTTACAAAAGAGGCTATAGAAGCTGGATTTTACAATATAGATATTGATCCGTCTACACTGGTAGATTATACAAAGCCAACTTTGGTTGAACAGCAGTATCATAATTATATTAATACTGCAAAAATGACTGATTTTATAAGATCTATTCAACCAGAAGGGATAAACGTTTCTGTAGGCGCTGAAATTGGACATATAGGTGGTAAGAATTCTACTGTAGAAGAATTTGAAGCATTTATGAACGCATATTTGGATAACTTAAAATCTAGCCCGGGGATCTCAAAAATTAGTGTTCAAACTGGAACAGCTCACGGTGGAATTCCTCTCCCTGATGGAACTGTAGCAAGTGTTAAGTTAGACTTTAACGTTTTGGACTCTATAGGGAAGTGTGCCAGGGAAAAATATCATATAGCTGGAGCTGTTCAACACGGTGCCTCAACCTTGCCAGATGAACTATTTAATAATTTTCCTAAACACAAAACTGCAGAGATTCATCTTGCGACTGGTTTTCAAAACATAATGTTTGATTTTGCACCTGAAGAGTTTAGAGAAGAAAATTTTAAATTTATTGAAGAGAATTTCAAATCAGAGTGGAAAGAAAACATGACAAGAGAGCAATTCATTTATAAAACAAGGAAAAAGGTTTTTGGACCATTAAAGGAAAAATGGTGGAATTTGTCAGATGCTGATAAAAATAAAATATTGGATGTTTTGGAGAAAAAGATTGAATTTCTATTTTCACAATTGAACGTTTTTGATACCAAATCTTATACTGACAAATATATTAAATTAGTAAAAATAGGATATAAAGAGAACAATGATTTGAGCCATAAAAACGTAGATTTTAGAGCTTTGAAATTCGAAGAGGGGGCTGACTGA
- a CDS encoding bactofilin family protein: MLSQVRQGFGHLPKEEQNLKKDFVKKEINIGQDQAINGDFIVHDAILTVSGRINGDLIAYRSDVILKDSAVITGKVIIHNGSLKKESGAKTGDILEISSKRTPPPFLNVKPIFGKNFEGGVVLDFRTLINSFEAKIFFSVLIFLMCFIYFLFFKRVVIEKYNYVYKFSLKAICFSLFIFLSIPSIFWFSREEPILAIIFLAIMSVLSVPGITFFTFSIFKNLFHLVLKKDVPYLLYVLFSCLFLSLTILIFSGSLFYLIWLSLGLSYSILLYKNS; encoded by the coding sequence ATGTTATCCCAGGTTAGACAAGGCTTTGGGCATTTACCTAAAGAGGAGCAAAACTTAAAAAAAGACTTTGTAAAAAAAGAGATTAACATTGGACAAGATCAAGCAATAAATGGTGATTTTATCGTTCATGATGCGATACTGACTGTTAGTGGCAGGATAAATGGTGATTTAATCGCTTACAGATCTGACGTAATTTTGAAAGATTCTGCAGTAATAACTGGGAAGGTAATTATTCATAATGGATCACTTAAAAAAGAGAGTGGTGCAAAAACTGGGGATATTTTAGAAATATCATCAAAAAGGACTCCACCTCCTTTTTTGAATGTAAAGCCCATATTTGGCAAGAATTTTGAAGGGGGAGTGGTACTTGATTTTAGAACACTTATAAACAGTTTTGAGGCTAAGATATTTTTTTCAGTTCTGATATTTCTTATGTGCTTTATTTATTTCTTGTTTTTTAAAAGAGTTGTAATTGAAAAATACAACTACGTTTACAAATTTTCATTAAAGGCAATATGTTTTTCGCTTTTTATATTCTTGTCAATTCCGAGTATTTTTTGGTTTTCTAGAGAAGAACCAATTCTTGCTATAATCTTTTTGGCTATAATGTCGGTTTTAAGTGTGCCAGGCATAACGTTTTTTACCTTTTCAATTTTTAAGAATCTATTTCATCTAGTTTTAAAAAAAGATGTTCCTTACTTGCTTTATGTTTTATTTTCATGTTTATTTTTGTCACTAACAATATTAATTTTTAGTGGGAGTTTGTTTTACTTGATTTGGCTATCGCTTGGACTTTCTTATAGTATCTTGCTTTACAAGAATTCTTAA
- a CDS encoding anti-sigma factor gives MSCDECKKLIELEELGIITSKQLLELEAHVKNCPRCSYLRQRSKQLTYSLRNLPIMNAPDDLFSLIVYRIEKQAFIKNFIFFFAFMSFVLLIGSIFLNNIDYSIFSIDIEESVFYIFEVFWEIFYNNISLVYLLIGSFLAFIIFSVYKKRKELLS, from the coding sequence ATGAGCTGTGATGAATGTAAGAAACTTATAGAGCTCGAAGAGCTTGGAATAATTACATCTAAACAGCTACTTGAATTGGAGGCTCATGTAAAAAATTGCCCACGATGCTCTTATTTGAGGCAAAGATCTAAACAACTTACATATTCGCTTAGGAATTTACCAATTATGAACGCTCCAGACGATCTTTTTTCATTGATTGTATATAGGATAGAAAAACAAGCTTTTATAAAGAATTTTATTTTCTTTTTTGCTTTTATGTCTTTTGTTCTTTTAATTGGTTCAATATTTTTAAACAATATAGATTATTCTATATTTTCAATAGATATTGAAGAGAGCGTGTTCTATATTTTTGAAGTTTTTTGGGAGATTTTCTATAACAACATCTCTTTAGTCTACCTCTTGATAGGAAGTTTTTTGGCTTTTATTATCTTTTCTGTTTATAAAAAAAGAAAGGAACTTTTAAGTTGA
- a CDS encoding RNA polymerase sigma factor, producing the protein MDSDLILRIKSGDQNAFRDLYNKYSSFIYTLSYRLSGSAEEAKDLVQEFFIKFYNNVDKFDINYPFIPWSKRVLTNLYIDKKRTKKEFTSFEDLTSEDDERSFDPIDGSLLPEEVIIRYENKEAVERALLKLPEIYRVAIVLFYQEELSIKEISNILSIDEGTVKMRISRGRKRLYKELSTYEL; encoded by the coding sequence ATGGACTCAGATCTAATTTTAAGGATAAAATCGGGAGACCAGAATGCTTTTAGAGACTTATACAATAAGTATAGCAGTTTTATATATACTCTTTCTTATAGATTATCCGGTTCTGCTGAAGAGGCAAAGGATCTCGTGCAGGAATTTTTTATTAAGTTCTACAATAATGTAGACAAATTTGATATCAACTATCCTTTTATACCGTGGTCTAAGAGAGTGCTGACTAATTTATATATAGATAAAAAAAGAACAAAAAAAGAATTTACATCATTTGAGGATTTGACTTCAGAAGATGATGAAAGAAGTTTTGATCCTATAGATGGCTCTTTGTTGCCTGAGGAGGTAATTATAAGATATGAAAATAAAGAAGCTGTTGAAAGGGCGCTTTTAAAACTTCCTGAAATTTATAGGGTTGCTATAGTTTTATTTTATCAGGAAGAATTGAGTATAAAGGAAATTTCGAATATTTTATCAATTGATGAGGGAACTGTTAAAATGAGAATTTCTAGAGGCAGGAAAAGACTTTATAAGGAGTTGTCTACGTATGAGCTGTGA
- a CDS encoding ferritin-like domain-containing protein — translation MAQAKATKEQLFEMLNKAIAREIQVSIQYMWQHIQLVGFKGKIIGEDLKKISIKEMKHAEDIAEHLFKLGGIPTTKPNNIEVGSSLKEMLELDIKAENEAIELYKEIINFAKKQDDLATRRLFEKILLEEMEHLQTFENYLLD, via the coding sequence ATGGCACAAGCAAAAGCTACAAAAGAGCAATTGTTTGAAATGCTGAACAAGGCTATTGCCAGAGAGATCCAGGTTAGCATCCAGTATATGTGGCAGCATATACAATTAGTTGGTTTTAAGGGTAAAATTATAGGCGAAGATTTAAAAAAGATTTCGATTAAGGAAATGAAGCACGCTGAGGATATTGCAGAGCATCTTTTTAAACTTGGTGGGATACCAACAACTAAGCCAAATAATATTGAGGTAGGATCTTCTCTGAAAGAAATGCTTGAGCTTGATATCAAAGCTGAAAATGAAGCTATTGAACTCTATAAAGAAATAATTAATTTTGCAAAGAAGCAAGATGATTTAGCAACCAGAAGACTTTTTGAAAAGATCTTGTTGGAAGAGATGGAACATCTCCAGACATTTGAAAATTATCTTTTAGACTAA
- the rfbC gene encoding dTDP-4-dehydrorhamnose 3,5-epimerase, which yields MPFEKIETGIEGLIIIKSKKFFDNRGYFQEIFKDSDFKEMGIELDFSQDNLSFSKKGVIRGLHYQKAPYGQAKLVKCVYGSIFDAVVDVRRDSKTFGKYFTVILHDSDDYLLFVPDGFLHGFCVLSDFALVLYKTSSEYSPKNSSGVIYNDQFLSIPWPVENPIISPQDAGLKSFKEEFLE from the coding sequence ATGCCATTTGAAAAAATAGAAACGGGTATTGAAGGCTTAATAATTATAAAATCAAAAAAATTTTTTGATAATAGGGGCTATTTTCAAGAGATTTTCAAAGATTCTGATTTTAAAGAAATGGGAATTGAATTAGATTTTAGTCAAGATAATTTGTCCTTTTCTAAAAAAGGTGTAATACGAGGACTTCATTATCAAAAGGCCCCTTATGGTCAAGCAAAACTTGTAAAGTGTGTTTATGGAAGCATATTCGATGCTGTAGTTGATGTTAGAAGGGATTCTAAAACATTTGGCAAATATTTTACAGTTATATTGCACGACAGTGATGATTATCTTCTTTTCGTACCTGATGGCTTTTTGCATGGTTTTTGTGTATTAAGCGATTTTGCGCTTGTGCTTTACAAAACTTCTTCTGAATATTCGCCTAAAAATTCTAGTGGAGTAATATATAACGATCAATTTTTATCTATACCGTGGCCTGTTGAAAACCCAATTATTTCTCCACAGGATGCGGGATTAAAGTCATTTAAAGAAGAGTTTTTAGAGTAG
- the leuC gene encoding 3-isopropylmalate dehydratase large subunit, translating to MGKTIAEKIFSKHSKKDVKAGDYILAKLDIVLVNDITGPLSVMEFQKLGDIKVFDKDKIVIICDHFTPNKDIKSAQNVKMLRNFAKNQNIRHFYEPGHVGIEHVMIPELGLAQPGYLIIGADSHTCTYGALNAFSTGVGSTDAGMAMATGDTWFRVPPSFRVEIRGKQKKWISGKDVVLHLIGRIGVEGANYFALEFCGEGLRNLSIDDRFTISNMAIECGGKAGIFNYDEVTEKYLKSLGIDASNYVEADKDANYEKSITIDLSDLDYTVSLPFSPDNTINVSKLEKTYVDQVVIGSCTNGRISDLRVAAEILTNKKVKDGLRVIVLPGSPKVYLEALREGLIEKFIIAGAAVSTPTCGPCLGGHMGILAEDEVCVSTTNRNFIGRMGHPKSKVILASPAVAAASAITGYITSPEEVM from the coding sequence ATGGGAAAAACTATTGCGGAAAAAATTTTTTCCAAACACTCAAAAAAAGATGTAAAAGCAGGCGACTATATTCTTGCAAAGCTAGATATAGTTCTTGTAAATGACATCACAGGTCCATTAAGCGTTATGGAGTTTCAAAAATTAGGAGACATTAAAGTTTTTGATAAAGATAAAATAGTAATAATTTGTGATCACTTTACGCCAAACAAAGACATTAAATCAGCCCAAAACGTAAAGATGTTAAGAAATTTTGCAAAAAACCAAAATATAAGGCATTTCTACGAACCTGGCCATGTAGGAATAGAACACGTCATGATTCCTGAGCTAGGTTTGGCTCAACCAGGCTATTTAATAATTGGAGCAGATTCTCACACTTGCACTTATGGCGCGTTGAATGCATTTTCTACAGGAGTAGGCTCAACTGATGCTGGTATGGCAATGGCAACGGGAGATACGTGGTTTAGAGTGCCACCATCATTTCGAGTAGAAATAAGAGGTAAACAAAAGAAATGGATTAGCGGAAAGGATGTAGTACTTCACTTGATAGGAAGAATTGGCGTAGAAGGCGCAAACTATTTTGCTCTTGAGTTTTGTGGGGAGGGGTTAAGAAATCTTTCCATAGATGACAGATTTACCATTTCAAACATGGCAATTGAGTGTGGAGGTAAAGCCGGCATATTTAATTATGATGAAGTAACGGAAAAATATCTAAAAAGTTTGGGCATAGATGCATCAAATTACGTAGAAGCAGACAAGGACGCGAATTACGAAAAGAGTATCACAATAGATTTAAGCGACCTTGATTATACTGTTTCACTTCCCTTCTCTCCAGATAACACTATCAACGTAAGCAAATTAGAAAAAACTTATGTTGACCAGGTGGTTATAGGTTCTTGCACAAACGGTAGGATCTCGGATTTAAGAGTTGCAGCAGAAATTTTAACAAACAAGAAGGTAAAAGATGGTCTTAGAGTAATTGTGTTACCAGGGAGTCCAAAGGTCTATCTTGAAGCTTTAAGAGAGGGTTTGATAGAGAAATTTATTATAGCTGGGGCAGCAGTCTCTACCCCAACCTGTGGTCCGTGTTTAGGCGGCCATATGGGTATTCTTGCTGAAGATGAAGTCTGCGTTTCAACTACTAACAGAAATTTTATTGGCAGAATGGGACATCCAAAAAGTAAGGTAATTCTAGCATCCCCTGCTGTTGCTGCAGCATCCGCAATAACTGGATATATCACTTCACCAGAGGAGGTAATGTAA
- a CDS encoding 3-isopropylmalate dehydratase small subunit gives MILEGAARVFGNNIDTDLIIAARYLAETNEVELGKNLFKDLRPNFVNEMNKGDIIVAGNNFGCGSSREHAPLAIKGAGISAVIANSFARIFFRNAINVGLPIFVTSENLSSIEEGDMLSINASEGILLNKTKNKTYKFDPYPEFLLNLVQIGGLFNFTKNRLKEV, from the coding sequence ATGATTTTAGAAGGCGCTGCAAGAGTTTTTGGTAACAATATAGATACCGATCTAATAATAGCTGCAAGATATCTAGCAGAAACTAATGAAGTTGAACTTGGAAAAAACCTGTTCAAAGATTTAAGGCCAAACTTTGTAAACGAGATGAACAAAGGAGACATAATAGTTGCTGGAAATAATTTTGGGTGTGGCTCATCAAGAGAACACGCCCCTTTAGCTATAAAGGGTGCAGGAATTAGTGCAGTTATTGCCAATTCCTTTGCAAGGATCTTTTTTAGAAACGCTATTAATGTTGGTCTACCAATTTTCGTAACTAGTGAGAACTTGAGTTCAATAGAAGAAGGCGACATGTTATCCATAAACGCTTCAGAAGGAATACTTTTAAACAAGACCAAAAACAAGACATATAAATTTGATCCATATCCAGAATTCTTATTAAATCTCGTTCAAATAGGTGGTCTCTTTAACTTTACCAAAAATCGTCTGAAAGAGGTGTAG
- the leuB gene encoding 3-isopropylmalate dehydrogenase, whose protein sequence is MYKVAFLPGDGIGQDLKEVVKLFRDKIEEKYGFSFELNELPIGGKAIDSFGDPLPPDTLKECKKSDAVFLIAVGGPKWDNNPPNLRPEAGLLKLRKSLNVFCNIRPIKLSKHLTHLSCLKCETVDKGLDIIILRELTEGLYFGEPRGIYTQPDGSKVAINTMSYSSTTIEKFAKIGFDLAMSRKKSLTSVDKANVLENSRLWREVVENLSKSYPEVKLDHLYVDNAALQMIYNPNQFDVIITENLFGDILSDEAAALVGSLGLLPSASIGDNKPFLYEPVHGSAPSIAGKNMANPIATIFSIALMLRLSFERNDIAFDLENAVEKTLEMGIGTADLKMKNTIGTREFANEVLKNL, encoded by the coding sequence ATGTATAAAGTTGCATTCTTGCCCGGAGATGGAATCGGCCAGGATCTAAAAGAAGTAGTTAAACTTTTTAGAGATAAAATTGAAGAAAAATATGGATTTTCTTTTGAATTAAACGAGCTACCAATAGGTGGCAAGGCAATTGATTCCTTTGGAGATCCTCTACCGCCAGATACTTTAAAAGAGTGTAAAAAATCTGATGCTGTCTTTTTGATAGCTGTTGGAGGTCCAAAATGGGACAATAATCCTCCAAATCTTAGACCCGAAGCTGGATTGCTAAAATTAAGAAAGAGTCTAAACGTTTTTTGTAATATTAGACCTATTAAACTTTCTAAACACTTAACACATCTTTCATGTTTAAAATGTGAGACTGTAGACAAAGGTCTTGATATAATAATTTTAAGAGAGCTTACTGAGGGTCTTTATTTTGGCGAGCCTCGTGGAATCTATACCCAACCCGATGGTTCAAAGGTAGCTATAAATACCATGAGCTACAGTTCAACTACAATTGAAAAATTTGCAAAAATAGGATTTGATCTTGCAATGTCCAGAAAGAAAAGTTTGACCTCCGTTGACAAGGCAAACGTTCTTGAAAACTCAAGACTATGGCGAGAAGTGGTAGAAAACCTATCAAAATCTTATCCAGAAGTAAAGTTAGACCACCTATATGTTGATAATGCTGCTCTTCAAATGATATACAATCCTAACCAATTCGATGTAATAATTACAGAAAATCTATTTGGAGATATTCTTAGCGATGAAGCAGCTGCGCTCGTGGGATCGCTTGGGCTTTTGCCATCAGCAAGTATAGGTGACAATAAGCCATTTTTATACGAACCTGTCCACGGTTCTGCCCCTTCTATAGCAGGTAAAAATATGGCAAATCCTATAGCTACTATTTTCTCAATTGCTTTGATGCTAAGATTAAGTTTTGAGAGAAATGATATTGCGTTTGATCTTGAAAATGCTGTAGAGAAAACCTTGGAAATGGGAATAGGAACTGCCGATCTTAAAATGAAAAACACGATAGGCACAAGAGAGTTTGCTAACGAAGTTCTTAAAAATTTATAA